Proteins from a single region of Ananas comosus cultivar F153 linkage group 3, ASM154086v1, whole genome shotgun sequence:
- the LOC109707321 gene encoding serine/arginine repetitive matrix protein 1-like, protein MESSASSTTQNAEDLELEQVRSDLHALKILYGLLRKRENDSENTLRETEDWLDEKSRAFLVKLLDEATRRALRRQAKMLSCAVLSPSILDLAQRRRLDQASDSAVEEVAVLDYHRKCHQSEHASSTAEASPGGNPGPSREGLRLLKRLESRRSVLSQDGSKHGHERPIRRDLDRAGIDRSSETRKNADHVITPVDELTRQQHLRPIAKPPCRSPTKHAAVAAGYNSGEPAHKRSRLESEDERPGRTPSRVRTDRRTERELTRVKSNRFPKEPRVKERAERAHGPELNVAVHVLRRSGSLKGGRLEEPGSPDRRAQISQPKKRADQGKVEGKEIVKLSSRRSRIAAPEKPPSREEARVDRVKTSRELGRRRSRLVERENGGTTDRVGPSRTNRPPINPSKTRSSKARYSSSSGSTTRSSDSGSSPGTTSATESHSSTRSARERTASASASARNGKHRGEVPRRAVGPSVPRRHQAGPSQAAPTGHHASEERRPRRRRPPAAAKADRLQMKPADQREGRLRRLRNKLAIVFHHQHRHHHFHHHHHHPGHADGDSSSQEEGEEDDDDGAHRRENHHKRSPWGYLRRILHRASDEEDRGERAAEKVVPAHHQHGHVRALFEALLTHVWGTRRRRRKPVRANRPGVGRSASRLRLRKLHWWQRLRRRGGVKLGDSKKPPLRLGRK, encoded by the exons CTAGATGAGAAGTCGAGGGCTTTTCTAGTGAAGCTGCTCGACGAGGCTACTCGGCGGGCTCTCAGGAGACAGGCTAAG ATGCTATCGTGCGCCGTGTTATCACCTTCAATATTGGATTTGGCTCAAAGAAGGCGACTGGACCAAGCCAGTGATTCTGCCGTAGAAGAGGTCGCAGTGTTGGACTATCACCGTAAATGCCATCAGTCGGAGCACGCGAGTTCAACGGCAGAAGCTTCTCCCGGCGGTAACCCAGGCCCATCTCGCGAGGGACTCCGTTTGTTGAAACGCCTCGAGTCGCGAAGGTCCGTTCTTAGCCAGGATGGCTCAAAGCACGGCCATGAACGTCCGATTCGTCGGGACCTCGATCGTGCCGGTATCGACCGTTCGTCGGAGACCAGGAAGAACGCCGACCATGTAATCACTCCTGTTGATGAGCTGACGCGTCAACAACATCTACGGCCAATTGCGAAGCCGCCTTGTAGGAGCCCCACAAAGCATGCTGCGGTGGCCGCCGGCTATAACTCAGGGGAGCCGGCTCACAAGAGAAGCCGGCTTGAGTCAGAAGATGAGCGACCCGGTCGGACTCCAAGCCGGGTCCGCACAGATCGCCGGACCGAACGCGAGTTGACTCGGGTCAAGAGTAACAGGTTTCCGAAGGAACCACGGGTCAAGGAGCGAGCAGAGCGCGCTCACGGGCCCGAGCTAAACGTCGCCGTGCACGTGCTACGTAGGAGCGGGAGCCTAAAAGGTGGACGGCTCGAGGAGCCTGGCTCTCCAGATCGGAGGGCCCAGATTTCGCAACCTAAGAAGCGAGCTGATCAAGGAAAGGTTGAGGGAAAGGAAATCGTCAAACTTTCCAGCAGACGTAGTAGGATCGCCGCACCGGAAAAGCCGCCGAGTCGCGAAGAAGCGCGAGTAGATCGGGTTAAGACGAGTCGCGAACTCGGTCGTCGACGTTCACGCCTCGTGGAAAGAGAGAACGGAGGCACGACCGATCGGGTGGGCCCGTCGCGGACAAACCGGCCACCCATAAACCCGAGTAAGACGAGGTCCAGCAAGGCTCGTTACTCCTCTTCATCTGGCAGCACAACTCGGTCGTCGGACTCAGGGAGCTCTCCCGGAACCACAAGTGCGACCGAGTCCCACTCGTCGACGCGGAGCGCTCGTGAGAGAACTGCGAGTGCAAGTGCTTCAGCAAGGAACGGCAAACACCGAGGAGAGGTCCCGCGACGAGCAGTGGGTCCCAGCGTGCCACGTCGGCACCAGGCGGGGCCGAGTCAAGCAGCTCCAACGGGCCACCATGCGTCCGAAGAGAGGCGCCCGCGACGTCGGAGACCACCTGCAGCTGCCAAAGCGGACCGCCTGCAGATGAAACCGGCCGACCAGCGAGAAGGCCGGCTGAGGCGGCTCAGGAACAAGCTGGCGATCGTCTTCCACCACCAGCACCGCCACCACCATttccatcaccaccaccaccatccgGGACACGCGGACGGCGACAGTTCGAGccaggaggagggggaggaggacgacgacgacggggcCCACCGCCGGGAGAACCATCACAAAAGATCCCCGTGGGGGTACCTCCGTCGGATCCTACACCGCGCGAGCGATGAGGAGGATCGCGGGGAACGAGCGGCGGAGAAAGTGGTGCCGGCTCACCACCAGCACGGGCACGTGCGCGCGCTCTTCGAAGCGCTGCTGACCCACGTGTGGGGcacgaggaggaggcggaggaagcCGGTCCGAGCGAACCGGCCCGGTGTTGGGAGAAGCGCGAGCCGGCTTCGGCTGAGGAAGTTGCATTGGTGGCAGAGGCTGCGGAGACGAGGTGGCGTGAAACTGGGCGATAGTAAGAAGCCACCTCTCAGGCTGGGACGAAAATAA
- the LOC109708196 gene encoding multiple organellar RNA editing factor 2, chloroplastic-like yields MATSAAARAITSSPVASFRSPVALFLAKRFFVSSSRSSPAPLSGLVRLRTSPPILARATAGAGAAARMGSVRCLARRAGDSAYSPLKSGSGGGFSDRPPTEMAPLFPGCDYEHWLIVMDKPGGEGATKQQMIDCYIQTLAKVLGSEEEAKRKIYNVSCERYFGFGCEIDEETSNKLEGLPGVLFVLPDSYVDPENKDYGAELFVNGEIVQRSPERQRRVEPVPQRAQDRPRYNDRTRYVRRRENQR; encoded by the exons AtggccacctccgccgccgctcgggCCATCACCTCCTCCCCCGTCGCTTCCTTCCGATCACCTGTCGCCCTCTTCCTCGCCAAGCGCTTCTTCGTCTCATCCTCGCGCTCCTCGCCCGCTCCCCTTTCCGGCCTCGTCCGCCTCCGCACGTCGCCGCCGATCCTCGCGCGCGCcaccgccggcgccggcgccgccgcacGGATGGGTTCGGTGCGGTGCTTGGCCCGGCGCGCGGGAGACTCGGCGTACTCGCCGCTCAAGTCCGGTTCCGGCGGCGGGTTCAGCGACCGCCCGCCGACGGAGATGGCGCCGCTGTTCCCCGGCTGCGACTACGAGCACTGGCTCATCGTCATGGACAAGCCCGGCGGCGAGGGCGCCACCAAGCAGCAGATGATCGACTGCTACATCCAAACCCTAGCGAAGGTCCTCGGAAG TGAGGAGGAAGCGAAAAGGAAGATCTACAATGTGTCCTGCGAGCGCTACTTTGGATTCGGTTGCGAGATTGATGAGGAAACTTCAAACAAGCTCGAAG GTCTTCCTGGTGTTTTGTTTGTGCTTCCGGACTCGTATGTTGATCCTGAGAACAAAGACTATGGAG CTGAATTGTTTGTGAATGGGGAAATAGTGCAAAGATCACCTGAGAGGCAGAGAAGGGTGGAGCCAGTGCCCCAGAGAGCTCAGGACAGACCCAGATACAATGACAGAACCCGGTATGTGAGACGGAGGGAGAACCAGCGGTGA
- the LOC109707219 gene encoding thylakoid lumenal 29 kDa protein, chloroplastic, translating into MVEICCFCKGEDSGVADGGWPFNRRDILKCFGSVVGMEMVMSSGKFIEAANAADLIQRRQRAEFQSNIKDILSAAVKGHPDLIPPILTLALNDTMTYDKATKSGGPNGSIRLSPEMSRPENRGLSPALDLLVEAKREIDSKSKGGPISFADLIQFAAQAAVKKTFLDSAIRKCGGNEEKGRTLYTAYGSNGQWGLFDKQFGRTDAQEPDPEGRIPQWDKASVQEMKNKFSAVGFGPRQLAVMSAFLGPDQLATESLLASDPDVRPWVEKYQRSRETVSQTDYEVDLITTLTKLSTLGQKINYEAYTYPVQKIDLGKLKL; encoded by the exons atg GTTGAAATCTGCTGCTTCTGTAAGGGTGAGGATTCTGGTGTTGCTGATGGGGGATGGCCGTTTAATCGAAGGGATATCCTCAAGTGCTTTGGCTCTGTTGTGGGCATG gaaaTGGTTATGAGCTCAGGGAAATTTATAGAAGCAGCTAATGCTGCTGATCTTATTCAACGCAGACAACGTGCTGAATTCCAAT CAAATATCAAAGACATCCTTTCAGCAGCCGTAAAA GGACATCCAGATCTCATCCCACCCATATTGACCCTTGCACTAAATGATACCATGACATACGACAAG GCTACAAAATCAGGAGGCCCAAACGGATCGATCAGGCTAAG TCCAGAAATGAGCAGACCTGAAAATAGAGGACTTTCTCCTGCTTTGGATCTGCTAGTTGAAGCTAAAAGGGAAATAGATTCTAAGTCCAAGGGAGGGCCCATTTCATTTGCAGACCTCATCCAATTTGCAG CACAAGCTGCTGTGAAGAAAACCTTTCTTGATTCTGCCATCCGGAAGTGCGGTGGGAATGAAGAGAAGGGTAGAACGCTATATACAGCATATGGTTCCAATGGTCAG TGGGGATTGTTCGACAAGCAATTCGGACGAACAGACGCTCAAGAACCTGACCCAGAGGGAAGGATTCCTCAATGGGACAAGGCCTCTGTTCAGGAGATGAAGAATAAGTTCTCTGCTGTTGGTTTTGGTCCTCGCCAG CTTGCTGTGATGTCTGCGTTTCTGGGTCCTGACCAATTGGCTACTGAGAGTCTCTTAGCATCTGATCCAGATGTTCGTCCATGGGTTGAGAAGTATCAGCGCAGCCGAGAGACTGTGTCTCAAACTGATTATGAG GTTGATCTGATAACCACCCTCACAAAGTTAAGCACCCTCGGGCAGAAAATAAACTATGAGGCTTACACATATCCGGTGCAGAAGATAGATTTGGGTAAACTGAAACTGTAA